From a single Tachypleus tridentatus isolate NWPU-2018 chromosome 6, ASM421037v1, whole genome shotgun sequence genomic region:
- the LOC143254623 gene encoding cyclic nucleotide-gated channel alpha-3-like isoform X1, producing MSVRWLMENIRKLTARCRNRRVTILEEFEAGNIESNQEEKRGTNCWKWNHTFTIDPSGNFYYRWLFIISFAVLYNTLFIISRSVFWELQNYAPILWYVVDYLCDVIYIIDMMIQARTGYLEQGLLVRDSTKLFLNYVKSRYFKIDFASLLPTDILYMIFKTSCYIKIPCSIIVRLNRILKIYRIFELFDRSETRTSFPYAFRIGKLLFYILVIIHWNACLFFSVSYLIGFGNDSWVYQNVSIPVYATLNYQYIYCFYWSTLTLTTIGEVPVPVKDYEYLFVVIDFLIGVLIFATIVGNVGSMISSMNAKRAEFQSKMDSVKQYLEFRKVNKALENRVIQWFDYLWMNKESLDEDNIMSILPDKLKAEIALYVHLDTLKRVKLFQDCEAGLLGQLVLKLKLQVFSPGDYICRKGDVGKEMYIVKRGKLEVVADDEKTVFATLEDGSVFGELSILNISGMKTGNRRTANVRSVGYSDLFVLSKEDLWNVLEEYPEAKKMLVERGRQILMKDGLLSKEAIEAAKKENEKLPNKSSRLENTLNNMERRFTEFLKEYALSQREIKQLTTYLENLDYEIDD from the exons tcGGTAAGGTGGCTGATGGAAAATATCCGTAAATTAACAGCAAGATGCAGGAATCGACGAGTTACTATTCTAGAAGAATTTGAAGCTGGGAATATTGAATCTAACCAGGAGGAAAAGAGAGGAACGAACTGCTGGAAATG GAATCACACTTTCACAATCGATCCATCAGGAAACTTCTACTATCGCTGgcttttcattatttctttcgCTGTACTCTACAACACCCTGTTTATCATTAGTCGAAGTGTTTTCTGGGAACTACAGAATTATGCCCCCATATTGTGGTACGTCGTGGACTATCTTTGTGACGTTATTTATATAATCGATATGATGATCCAAGCTCGTACAG gTTATTTGGAGCAAGGACTACTGGTTCGGGATTCTACAAAATTATTCCTTAACTATGTAAAGTCTCGTTATTTTAAAATCGATTTTGCGAGTCTCCTTCCAACAGATATTCTCTACATGATTTTCAAAActtcttgttatattaaaatacctTGCTCTATCATTGTTCGTCTTAACAGAATCCTTAAGATTTACcgaatatttgaattatttgatCGAAGCGAAACGAGAACTAGCTTTCCCTATGCTTTCAGGATTGGAAAACTACTTTTTTACATTCTAGTGATTATCCATTGGAATGCCTGCCTTTTCTTCTCTGTTAGTTATCTTATTGGATTTGGAAACGACTCTTGGGTCTACCAAAACGTCAGTATTCCTGTGTACGCAACGCTGAACtatcagtatatatattgtttctattGGTCTACTCTTACCTTAACAACCATTGgcgaagttcctgttccagtaaAAGACTACGAATATCTTTTTGTGGTCATTGACTTTCTTATTGGAGTTTTGATTTTTGCTACAATTGTTGGGAACGTTGGGAGTATGATATCCAGTATGAATGCTAAGCGAGCAGAATTCCAATCAAAAATGGATAGTGTCAAGCAGTATTTAGAATTCAGGAAAGTAAATAAAGCACTTGAAAACAGAGTGATACAGTGGTTTGACTACTTGTGGATGAATAAAGAGTCACTGGATGAAGATAATATTATGTCTATTCTTCCGGACAAGCTAAAAGCAGAAATTGCACTGTATGTCCATCTTGATACTCTAAAACGTGTAAAGCTCTTTCAAGACTGTGAAGCAGGTCTGTTGGGTCAGTTGGTCCTCAAGTTGAAGCTTCAGGTATTTAGTCCTGGTGACTACATTTGTCGTAAAGGAGACGTGGGAAAGGAAATGTATATTGTGAAGAGGGGGAAGCTGGAGGTCGTCGCTGATGACGAAAAAACGGTTTTTGCCACATTAGAAGATGGTAGCGTTTTTGGAGAGTTAAGTATCCTGAATATTTCGGGTATGAAAACTGGTAACCGACGAACAGCAAATGTTAGGAGTGTAGGTTACTCGGACCTCTTTGTTCTGTCGAAAGAAGATCTTTGGAATGTTCTCGAAGAATACCCAGAGGCTAAAAAAATGCTGGTTGAGCGTGGACGACAAATACTAATGAAGGATGGTCTTTTAAGTAAGGAAGCTATCGAAGCAGcgaagaaagaaaatgaaaaacttcCTAATAAATCTTCTCGTCTTGAAAATACGCTTAATAATATGGAGAGACGATTCACAGAGTTTTTGAAAGAATATGCTTTGTCTCAGAGAGAGATTAAACAACTCACTACATATCTAGAGAATCTAGACTACGAGATTGATGATTAA
- the LOC143254623 gene encoding cyclic nucleotide-gated channel alpha-3-like isoform X2, protein MENIRKLTARCRNRRVTILEEFEAGNIESNQEEKRGTNCWKWNHTFTIDPSGNFYYRWLFIISFAVLYNTLFIISRSVFWELQNYAPILWYVVDYLCDVIYIIDMMIQARTGYLEQGLLVRDSTKLFLNYVKSRYFKIDFASLLPTDILYMIFKTSCYIKIPCSIIVRLNRILKIYRIFELFDRSETRTSFPYAFRIGKLLFYILVIIHWNACLFFSVSYLIGFGNDSWVYQNVSIPVYATLNYQYIYCFYWSTLTLTTIGEVPVPVKDYEYLFVVIDFLIGVLIFATIVGNVGSMISSMNAKRAEFQSKMDSVKQYLEFRKVNKALENRVIQWFDYLWMNKESLDEDNIMSILPDKLKAEIALYVHLDTLKRVKLFQDCEAGLLGQLVLKLKLQVFSPGDYICRKGDVGKEMYIVKRGKLEVVADDEKTVFATLEDGSVFGELSILNISGMKTGNRRTANVRSVGYSDLFVLSKEDLWNVLEEYPEAKKMLVERGRQILMKDGLLSKEAIEAAKKENEKLPNKSSRLENTLNNMERRFTEFLKEYALSQREIKQLTTYLENLDYEIDD, encoded by the exons ATGGAAAATATCCGTAAATTAACAGCAAGATGCAGGAATCGACGAGTTACTATTCTAGAAGAATTTGAAGCTGGGAATATTGAATCTAACCAGGAGGAAAAGAGAGGAACGAACTGCTGGAAATG GAATCACACTTTCACAATCGATCCATCAGGAAACTTCTACTATCGCTGgcttttcattatttctttcgCTGTACTCTACAACACCCTGTTTATCATTAGTCGAAGTGTTTTCTGGGAACTACAGAATTATGCCCCCATATTGTGGTACGTCGTGGACTATCTTTGTGACGTTATTTATATAATCGATATGATGATCCAAGCTCGTACAG gTTATTTGGAGCAAGGACTACTGGTTCGGGATTCTACAAAATTATTCCTTAACTATGTAAAGTCTCGTTATTTTAAAATCGATTTTGCGAGTCTCCTTCCAACAGATATTCTCTACATGATTTTCAAAActtcttgttatattaaaatacctTGCTCTATCATTGTTCGTCTTAACAGAATCCTTAAGATTTACcgaatatttgaattatttgatCGAAGCGAAACGAGAACTAGCTTTCCCTATGCTTTCAGGATTGGAAAACTACTTTTTTACATTCTAGTGATTATCCATTGGAATGCCTGCCTTTTCTTCTCTGTTAGTTATCTTATTGGATTTGGAAACGACTCTTGGGTCTACCAAAACGTCAGTATTCCTGTGTACGCAACGCTGAACtatcagtatatatattgtttctattGGTCTACTCTTACCTTAACAACCATTGgcgaagttcctgttccagtaaAAGACTACGAATATCTTTTTGTGGTCATTGACTTTCTTATTGGAGTTTTGATTTTTGCTACAATTGTTGGGAACGTTGGGAGTATGATATCCAGTATGAATGCTAAGCGAGCAGAATTCCAATCAAAAATGGATAGTGTCAAGCAGTATTTAGAATTCAGGAAAGTAAATAAAGCACTTGAAAACAGAGTGATACAGTGGTTTGACTACTTGTGGATGAATAAAGAGTCACTGGATGAAGATAATATTATGTCTATTCTTCCGGACAAGCTAAAAGCAGAAATTGCACTGTATGTCCATCTTGATACTCTAAAACGTGTAAAGCTCTTTCAAGACTGTGAAGCAGGTCTGTTGGGTCAGTTGGTCCTCAAGTTGAAGCTTCAGGTATTTAGTCCTGGTGACTACATTTGTCGTAAAGGAGACGTGGGAAAGGAAATGTATATTGTGAAGAGGGGGAAGCTGGAGGTCGTCGCTGATGACGAAAAAACGGTTTTTGCCACATTAGAAGATGGTAGCGTTTTTGGAGAGTTAAGTATCCTGAATATTTCGGGTATGAAAACTGGTAACCGACGAACAGCAAATGTTAGGAGTGTAGGTTACTCGGACCTCTTTGTTCTGTCGAAAGAAGATCTTTGGAATGTTCTCGAAGAATACCCAGAGGCTAAAAAAATGCTGGTTGAGCGTGGACGACAAATACTAATGAAGGATGGTCTTTTAAGTAAGGAAGCTATCGAAGCAGcgaagaaagaaaatgaaaaacttcCTAATAAATCTTCTCGTCTTGAAAATACGCTTAATAATATGGAGAGACGATTCACAGAGTTTTTGAAAGAATATGCTTTGTCTCAGAGAGAGATTAAACAACTCACTACATATCTAGAGAATCTAGACTACGAGATTGATGATTAA